Genomic segment of Chitinophaga varians:
TTATCATCGTGATATTGGGCGTGCTGGGCCTCGTCTCCCTGCCCATCTCACAATATCCTGAAATAGCACCGCCTACGGTGGAAGTGACGGCCAGTTACCAGGGCGCCAACGCAGACGTGGTGATGAAAAGTGTGATCATCCCGCTGGAAGAACAGATCAACGGCGTGGAACATATGACCTATATGACCTCCAAGGCGAGCAACGACGGCTCGGCGGTGATCACGGTCAACTTCAAACAGGGCACAGACCCAGACCTGGCGGCAGTAAACGTGCAGAACAGAGTGGCCAAGGCCACCGGCCTGATGCCGGCGGAAGTCATCAAAACCGGTATCACCACCACGAAAAAACTGAACAGTGAAGTGTACGGCTTCCTGCTTTACAGCGAAAACAAATCGTATGATGAAAACTTCCTGGACAACTATTTCCGTATCAACATCCTCCCCGAACTGAAAAGAATCTCCGGCGTGGGCGACGTACAGGTATGGAGCGACCAGGCTTATTCCATGCGCATCTGGCTCCGCCCCGATGTAATGGCCTCCTATGGCCTGGTGCCCGATGACGTGGTGGCCGCGCTCGCGGAACAGAACATCGAAGCGGCTCCCGGCAAGCTGGGAGAGAACAGTAAAAAAACGTTCCAGTACGTACTGAAATATACCGGTCGCCTTGAAAAACCGGAACAGTTTGAAAACATCGTCATCCGCGCTACGGCCAACGGGCAGCTGCTTCGCCTCAAAGACGTGGCCGATGTGGAGCTGGGCGCTTTCAACTACGCTACTGACCTCACCTCGCAAGGCTACCCTTCTTCCGGCGGCGCCGTGAGCCAGACGGCCGGCTCCAATGCCCACGAGGTGATCCAACAGGTGGAGAAAGTACTGGAAAAAGCAAAAGCCAATTTCCCTCCGGGCATGAAACTGGCTGTTTTCATCAACGCCAACGATTTCCTGGACGCCTCCATCGCCAAGCTGATACAGACCATCTTCGAAGCGTTTATCCTCGTGTTCATCGTGGTGTTTATCTTTCTGCAGGATTTCCGTTCCACGTTGATACCGGCCATCGCAGTGCCGGTGGCTATTATCGGGACTTTCTTCTTTCTTAAGATATTCGGTTTTACGCTTAACCTCCTCACGCTGTTTGCATTGGTGCTGGCTATCGGTATCGTGGTGGACGATGCCATTGTAGTGGTGGAAGCGGTACACGCCAAGCTGGACCAGGGCGCGCGTTCGGCACGCAAAGCCACCATGCATGCCATGAGTGAAATCAGCACCGCCATCGTGTCTATCACGCTTATCATGTCAGCGGTGTTTGTACCGGTGACGTTCATCACTGGTTCTGCGGGCGTATTTTACAAGCAGTTTGGCCTTACGCTGGCAGTGGCCATTCTTATTTCCGCTGTCAACGCGCTGACGCTCAGTCCCGCGCTGTGCGCCATCCTGCTGAAGCCACACGACAAACACGGCCACGTGAAGAAAAGCCTGTTACAGCGTTTTTACGACGCTTTTAACGCTGGTTTTAACGTTGTAACGGCAAGGTATATACGCATTGTGAAATTACTTATCGCACGCAAGTGGCTGGCGCTGGGAGCTATCGCCGTATTCGCCGGCATCCTGGTGTTCCTCCTGAGGACCACGCCCACCGGCTTTGTGCCCAATGAAGATTCCGGCGCCATCTACGGCGATATCATCCTGCCACCGGCATCCACGCTGGAACAAACCACCCGGATAGCTGACCAGGTAGACAGCATCGCGCGGGCCATGCCGGAAGTAGCGGTGACCTCCCGCCTGGCAGGCATGAACCTCATCAGCGGTTTCGGTGGTTCGTACGGCGCCATGTTCATAGCCCTGAAGCCCTGGAAAGAAAGGACTAAACCGGGACAGGATATCAACAGCCTTGTCGGAAAACTGTTTGCGCAAACAGCCGGTATCAAGGGCGCACAGATCATTTTCTTTGCAGCGCCCACGCTGCAGGGCTTTGGTAACAGCAGCGGTTTTGAAATGCAGCTGCTGGACAGGACAGGTGGCAGCTATAAAGACTTCGGCAATACCGTGGATAAATTCATGGAAGCGCTGAACAAACGTCCGGAGATCATGTACGCCGCTACGCCGTTCAATACCAATCTGCCGCAGTACGAAGTACAGGTGGACGTGGCGCATTGCAAGGAAGCCGGTGTGGACGTGGGCGGACTGCTGCGTACCCTCCAGGGATACCTGGGCGGCATCTATGCATCTGACTTCAACCGTTTCGGTAAACAGTATAAAGTCATGCTGCAAACCAATCCCCGCTACCGTGCAGAAGAAGCGGACCTCAACAAAATATTCGTCCGCAACAACAAGGGTGAAATGGCGCCGGTATCTGCTTTCCTGACGTTGCGGAAAACCAGCGGTCCTGAGTTCATCAACCGTTTTAACCTGTATACCTCCGCCGCCGTGACAGGCGCTCCCAATAAAGGCTACAGCTCCGGTGATGCTATTAAGGCATTCCGTGAGGTGGCCGCCAGCACGTTGCCGAGAGGCACGGACTTTGACTTCAGCGCGCTTACCAGGGAGGAAATTTCCAGCGGCAGCCAGACGTTGCTCATCTTCGTACTGTGCCTGTTGTTTGTGTATTTCCTGCTGAGCGCCCAATACAGAAGTTATATCCTGCCTTTCGCCGTGTTGCTGTCATTGCCTATCGGACTGGCCGGTGCGTTTGCCTTTGCCCGTTTGGCCGGATTGGACAACAACATCTTCCTGCAAATCAGTCTTATTATGTTGATAGGGCTGCTGGCCAAAAATGCGATCCTGATAGTGGAGTTCTCCATACAGCGCCGCAGGAGCGGGTTAAGCCTGGTACGCGCTGCCATATCCGGTGCGTCGGCCCGTTTACGGCCTATCCTTATGACGTCATTCGCTTTCATTTTCGGACTGTTGCCCCTGATGCTGGCTTCCGGCGTAGGTGCGCTGAGCAACCGCTCCGTCGGTACGGCAGCTGTCGGCGGTATGCTGATCGGCACTGTGTTCGGCGTGTTTGTAATACCGGCGCTCTTCGTCATGTTCCAGGCATTACAGGAGCGCATCGGTGGCGCCCCTTATCTGAAACTGGAAGAGCAGGAAGAGGAACTGGAAGAAATGGCCGTTTAATTTTTGAGCAATAAAAAAGTAACAATGATACACAAGAGATATATCTGGCTGCTGGCACTCGTGACGCTGGTAGCCGCCTGCGGGATCACCAAACCTTACCGGTCACCGGAGGTGGACACCAAAGACCTATTCCGCGGTACACAAGGCAGCGATACCAATACTATTGCCGCAAGGCCCTGGCAGACCTTTTTCACCGATACGCTGTTGCAGCAGCTGATTGCCCGCGGTATCCGCGAAAACCTCGATTTACGTATAGCCATGCAGCGCATAGTGGCCGCGCAGGCAGCACTGAAGCAAAGTAAGCTGGCCTTCTTTCCTGACGTGAATGCCAACGCCTCTGTTAAACAAAGCCGGCTGGCCTTCCCGCAGGGATATGGCCTTATCAACAGCGCCACGCAGTATGATGTGAACGTGGCCGCCAGCTGGGAAGCAGACATATGGGGTAAACTGCGCAGCGGCAAAAGAGCGGCGCAGGCGGCCTTGCTGGGCACCGTGGCCGCGCAACAGGCCGTACAGAGCAGCCTGGTAGCAGATATCGCGGCGTCTTACTATTTATTGCTGGCACTGGACCAGCAGCTGCTGGTACTGCAACAAACACTGGCTTACAGGGGAGAAGATGTGAGCAGCATGAAAGAACTGAAAGCTGCCGGCGTAGTGAACGGTGCTGCGGTGGTACAGAGCGAAGCTAACCAATACGCCGCCGCGGTGGCTATCCCCGATGTAAAAAGACAGATCCGGGAAACGGAAAACGCCCTTTCGATATTACTGGCACTGCCGCCGGGGCCTGTCGCCCGTGGCAGTATCACCACGCAACAGCTGCCGCAGGAACTGTCCGCCGGTGTTCCGGCGCAGCTGCTGCAATACCGCCCCGATGTAAAAGCAGCGGAATA
This window contains:
- a CDS encoding efflux RND transporter permease subunit, which gives rise to MLKKFIDNPVLSTVISIIIVILGVLGLVSLPISQYPEIAPPTVEVTASYQGANADVVMKSVIIPLEEQINGVEHMTYMTSKASNDGSAVITVNFKQGTDPDLAAVNVQNRVAKATGLMPAEVIKTGITTTKKLNSEVYGFLLYSENKSYDENFLDNYFRINILPELKRISGVGDVQVWSDQAYSMRIWLRPDVMASYGLVPDDVVAALAEQNIEAAPGKLGENSKKTFQYVLKYTGRLEKPEQFENIVIRATANGQLLRLKDVADVELGAFNYATDLTSQGYPSSGGAVSQTAGSNAHEVIQQVEKVLEKAKANFPPGMKLAVFINANDFLDASIAKLIQTIFEAFILVFIVVFIFLQDFRSTLIPAIAVPVAIIGTFFFLKIFGFTLNLLTLFALVLAIGIVVDDAIVVVEAVHAKLDQGARSARKATMHAMSEISTAIVSITLIMSAVFVPVTFITGSAGVFYKQFGLTLAVAILISAVNALTLSPALCAILLKPHDKHGHVKKSLLQRFYDAFNAGFNVVTARYIRIVKLLIARKWLALGAIAVFAGILVFLLRTTPTGFVPNEDSGAIYGDIILPPASTLEQTTRIADQVDSIARAMPEVAVTSRLAGMNLISGFGGSYGAMFIALKPWKERTKPGQDINSLVGKLFAQTAGIKGAQIIFFAAPTLQGFGNSSGFEMQLLDRTGGSYKDFGNTVDKFMEALNKRPEIMYAATPFNTNLPQYEVQVDVAHCKEAGVDVGGLLRTLQGYLGGIYASDFNRFGKQYKVMLQTNPRYRAEEADLNKIFVRNNKGEMAPVSAFLTLRKTSGPEFINRFNLYTSAAVTGAPNKGYSSGDAIKAFREVAASTLPRGTDFDFSALTREEISSGSQTLLIFVLCLLFVYFLLSAQYRSYILPFAVLLSLPIGLAGAFAFARLAGLDNNIFLQISLIMLIGLLAKNAILIVEFSIQRRRSGLSLVRAAISGASARLRPILMTSFAFIFGLLPLMLASGVGALSNRSVGTAAVGGMLIGTVFGVFVIPALFVMFQALQERIGGAPYLKLEEQEEELEEMAV
- a CDS encoding efflux transporter outer membrane subunit; the encoded protein is MIHKRYIWLLALVTLVAACGITKPYRSPEVDTKDLFRGTQGSDTNTIAARPWQTFFTDTLLQQLIARGIRENLDLRIAMQRIVAAQAALKQSKLAFFPDVNANASVKQSRLAFPQGYGLINSATQYDVNVAASWEADIWGKLRSGKRAAQAALLGTVAAQQAVQSSLVADIAASYYLLLALDQQLLVLQQTLAYRGEDVSSMKELKAAGVVNGAAVVQSEANQYAAAVAIPDVKRQIRETENALSILLALPPGPVARGSITTQQLPQELSAGVPAQLLQYRPDVKAAEYAFRNAFENTNVARTAFYPSLNITAAGGFTSFDFSQWFTDAGLFGNVVGGLTQPIFNRGLNKARLTTAQARQQEALYNFSKTMLTAGKEVSDALYSLTSASEKKESREKQLASLEKAVDFTKELLRYSSSTNYTDVLTSEQNLLSAQIGSINDQLQQWQAVIALYRALGGK